A section of the Jatrophihabitans sp. genome encodes:
- a CDS encoding MFS transporter — protein sequence MTARSTSSRAMLALMSACVVVVVAMVAAINLALPKLSSSDLHPSSTQLLWIVDAYIVVFGCLLIPAGALGDRIGRKGVLLTGLVVFAVGCLFSAAAPNVAVLLTGRVVTGLGAALVMPATLSLLLQVTPAERKAHAIATWTAATGAAGALGTLGGGLVLQWLPWQGLFLVIGPVAALLAVAVLRVAPRGERHPASLDLIGAALLTAAVFTLLFAIIEGADQGWSSALALSSFTAAALLLAGLVAHALRAAQPLLDPRIFAITRLRTGAIGVAAVFFGLFALFFVNAQYLQYAKGYSPLATGLAILPLPIGMLAVSRRSVAIARRVGARAAVTGGMVLVAAGLAALSFVTPATAYLPYGLALLAVSTGMGLSVPTLSTGIMASLPAARAGMGSGLNSAAREIGSALGVAVVGAVLTSHFAKALPAALQERAGSTSQTLSAAQQLGTTSFTQAVNAFTDAMAAGYRVIALVVLIAAVLAAPGLGRRPA from the coding sequence GTGACCGCGCGCTCCACATCGTCGCGGGCGATGCTCGCGCTGATGTCGGCGTGCGTGGTGGTGGTCGTCGCGATGGTCGCCGCGATCAACCTCGCCCTGCCGAAGCTGTCGAGCAGCGACCTGCACCCAAGTTCCACCCAACTGTTGTGGATCGTCGACGCCTACATCGTGGTGTTCGGGTGCCTGCTCATCCCGGCCGGAGCGCTCGGCGACCGGATCGGGCGCAAGGGCGTGCTGCTCACCGGCCTGGTGGTGTTCGCGGTCGGCTGCCTGTTCTCGGCTGCCGCACCGAATGTCGCGGTCCTGCTGACCGGACGGGTGGTGACCGGGCTCGGCGCCGCCCTGGTGATGCCTGCCACCCTGTCACTGCTGCTGCAGGTGACGCCGGCCGAACGCAAGGCCCACGCCATCGCGACCTGGACAGCCGCCACCGGCGCCGCCGGCGCTCTCGGCACCCTCGGCGGCGGGCTGGTCCTGCAATGGCTGCCGTGGCAGGGCCTGTTCCTGGTCATCGGGCCGGTGGCGGCACTGCTGGCCGTCGCGGTGCTGCGAGTCGCGCCGCGCGGTGAACGACATCCCGCCAGCCTCGACCTGATCGGCGCGGCCCTGCTCACTGCCGCCGTCTTCACGCTCCTGTTCGCCATCATCGAAGGCGCTGACCAGGGCTGGAGCTCCGCGCTGGCACTCAGCTCGTTCACCGCCGCGGCCCTGCTGCTCGCCGGGCTTGTGGCGCACGCGCTACGAGCCGCGCAGCCGCTCCTCGATCCGCGGATCTTCGCCATCACAAGGTTGCGGACCGGGGCGATCGGCGTGGCAGCCGTCTTCTTCGGCCTGTTCGCGCTGTTCTTCGTCAACGCCCAATACCTGCAATACGCAAAGGGTTACTCCCCCTTGGCGACCGGCCTTGCCATCCTGCCGCTACCCATCGGAATGCTCGCCGTCAGCCGCCGCAGCGTCGCGATCGCCAGACGTGTCGGCGCCCGCGCTGCCGTCACCGGCGGCATGGTGCTGGTCGCCGCCGGGCTCGCGGCGCTGTCCTTCGTCACCCCCGCGACTGCCTACCTGCCCTACGGCCTGGCGCTGCTGGCAGTCTCAACCGGCATGGGGCTCAGCGTGCCCACCCTGTCCACTGGCATCATGGCCTCGCTCCCGGCAGCCCGCGCCGGAATGGGCTCCGGACTCAACAGCGCTGCCCGCGAAATCGGCAGCGCCCTCGGAGTCGCCGTCGTCGGCGCCGTTCTCACCAGCCACTTCGCCAAGGCCCTGCCGGCGGCCCTGCAGGAACGAGCCGGCTCCACCTCCCAGACCCTCAGCGCGGCCCAGCAGCTCGGAACGACCAGCTTCACCCAAGCCGTCAACGCCTTCACAGACGCCATGGCGGCCGGCTACCGGGTGATCGCCCTGGTCGTGCTGATCGCGGCGGTCCTCGCCGCGCCAGGACTGGGCCGCCGACCGGCCTGA
- a CDS encoding DUF4386 domain-containing protein — protein sequence MTITMRPAAGKRPKRAPMDATRKTAFLAGALFLITYLASIPPKIALYPPLLGHADYITGAGGDTPALWGAFLEVILIIANVGSAVVLFSVLKRQHEGLALAFVGARIVESAFIAVGILSILSLVTLRQDFGGADAAAYEPVAQALVAIHDWTFQLGPGFVVGVGNGLILGYLMYRSGLVPRRMAVLGLIGGTMICLSGTAVIFDLIQPDSPAQLIASVPEFLWELWFGIYLMVKGFKPSAITAEINAEAAQPVTSEQEAHS from the coding sequence ATGACGATCACCATGCGACCCGCGGCCGGCAAGCGACCGAAGCGAGCCCCGATGGACGCGACGAGGAAGACGGCGTTTCTCGCCGGGGCGCTGTTCCTCATCACCTATCTCGCCTCGATCCCCCCGAAGATCGCCCTGTACCCGCCCCTGCTCGGGCATGCCGACTACATCACCGGCGCGGGCGGTGACACCCCCGCGCTGTGGGGCGCCTTCCTCGAGGTCATCCTGATCATCGCCAACGTCGGCTCCGCGGTCGTGCTGTTCTCCGTCCTCAAGCGGCAACACGAAGGCCTCGCCCTCGCCTTCGTCGGCGCTCGGATCGTCGAATCCGCCTTCATCGCCGTTGGCATCCTCAGCATCCTCTCGCTCGTGACCCTGCGGCAGGACTTCGGCGGCGCGGACGCCGCCGCGTACGAGCCGGTCGCCCAGGCGCTGGTGGCCATCCATGACTGGACGTTCCAGCTCGGCCCCGGCTTCGTCGTCGGCGTGGGCAACGGGCTCATCCTGGGCTACCTGATGTACCGGTCCGGCTTGGTGCCGCGGCGCATGGCCGTGCTGGGGCTCATCGGAGGCACGATGATCTGCCTTTCGGGGACCGCCGTGATATTCGACCTCATCCAGCCCGACTCCCCGGCGCAGCTGATCGCGTCGGTGCCGGAATTTCTCTGGGAACTCTGGTTCGGCATCTACCTCATGGTGAAGGGGTTCAAGCCCTCGGCCATCACGGCGGAGATCAACGCCGAGGCCGCTCAGCCCGTCACGTCCGAGCAAGAGGCCCACTCATGA
- a CDS encoding DUF664 domain-containing protein, which yields MGTAAGRHRGRAPGRRAGPVALDLPLEGRRPGLGGTAGPDRGLVADPGWPAQHLARVDAQCFSAKLSGEPLGPPWDAGDWDSDPDWDFNSAAQDTPEQLYALWESTTERSRARLEAALADGGLDQLVHLSSLVGRPVSLRRIVCDLIEEYGRHTGQADLLREAVDGLVGEDPPADWRPRGASS from the coding sequence CTGGGAACCGCCGCTGGCCGGCACCGAGGCCGAGCACCTGGTCGGCGCGCTGGACCGGTTGCGCTGGACCTTCCGCTGGAAGGCCGACGGCCTGGACTCGGCGGGACTGCAGGTCCGGATCGGGGCCTCGTCGCTGACCCTGGGTGGCCTGCTCAGCACCTGGCACGCGTGGACGCGCAATGCTTCAGCGCCAAGCTCAGCGGCGAGCCGCTCGGCCCGCCGTGGGACGCCGGGGACTGGGACAGCGACCCGGACTGGGATTTCAACTCGGCCGCCCAGGACACCCCCGAACAGCTCTACGCGCTCTGGGAGAGCACCACCGAACGGTCCAGGGCCAGGCTTGAGGCGGCATTGGCCGACGGCGGGCTGGACCAGCTGGTCCACCTGTCCTCGCTCGTCGGCCGGCCCGTCAGCCTGCGGCGCATCGTGTGCGACCTGATCGAGGAGTACGGCCGGCACACCGGCCAGGCCGACCTGCTGCGCGAGGCGGTGGACGGCCTGGTCGGTGAGGACCCGCCGGCTGACTGGCGCCCCCGAGGGGCGTCGAGCTAG
- a CDS encoding ATP-binding cassette domain-containing protein, translating into MITVESVTRKYGSFTAVDDVSFTAEPGRVTGFLGPNGAGKSTTMRIMVGLTHASSGRVTISGRSYVDLPNPGREVGVLLDASAQHAGRTGREILTIAQRFMGIPQSRVEQLLDLVSLTPEEASRRVRDYSLGMRQRLGIATALIGDPQVLILDEPANGLDPAGIRWMRGLLRDYADRGGTVLLSSHLLHEIEVIADDLVVIGNGRIVAQGAKSDLLRSAGSLVRTASREVVAGALTDSGVTFSPVGEDGLLAQADAELVGKIAFAAGVPVIELGPAGGAGLEEMFLALTADTQRDTASAALISDRHPEGAVA; encoded by the coding sequence ATGATCACCGTCGAATCGGTCACCCGGAAGTACGGCTCCTTCACCGCGGTCGACGACGTCAGCTTCACGGCGGAGCCGGGCCGGGTGACCGGATTCCTCGGCCCCAACGGCGCCGGCAAGTCGACCACCATGCGGATCATGGTCGGGCTCACCCACGCCAGCTCGGGACGGGTCACCATCTCCGGGCGCAGCTATGTGGACCTGCCCAATCCGGGACGCGAGGTCGGGGTGCTGCTGGACGCCTCCGCCCAGCACGCCGGCCGCACCGGTCGCGAGATCCTGACGATTGCCCAGCGATTCATGGGGATTCCGCAAAGCCGCGTCGAGCAGCTGCTGGACCTGGTGAGCCTGACGCCGGAGGAGGCGTCCCGGCGGGTGCGCGACTACTCGCTGGGCATGCGGCAGCGGCTCGGCATCGCCACCGCCCTGATCGGCGATCCGCAGGTGCTGATCCTCGACGAGCCGGCCAACGGCCTGGACCCGGCCGGCATCCGCTGGATGCGGGGGCTGCTGCGCGACTACGCCGACCGCGGCGGAACCGTCCTGCTGTCCTCGCACCTGCTGCACGAGATCGAGGTGATCGCCGATGACCTGGTGGTGATCGGCAACGGCCGCATCGTCGCCCAGGGGGCCAAGAGCGATCTGCTGCGGTCCGCGGGCTCCCTGGTGCGCACGGCCAGCCGCGAGGTCGTCGCCGGGGCCCTCACCGACTCGGGCGTCACCTTCTCACCCGTCGGTGAGGACGGGTTGCTCGCCCAGGCCGACGCCGAACTCGTCGGCAAGATCGCCTTCGCCGCCGGGGTGCCGGTGATCGAGCTGGGCCCGGCCGGCGGCGCCGGCCTGGAGGAGATGTTCCTCGCGCTCACCGCCGACACCCAGCGCGACACCGCCAGCGCCGCCCTGATCAGCGACAGACACCCCGAAGGAGCAGTGGCATGA